The genomic segment GAAATCAACAATGCAAGACAGAGAATCTAAACGAACCAATGTGCGCATTACACCTGCGCTGGCCGCAGATTATTGCCAAGTGAGCAAAGGTACGGCGCTGCAATGGATCAAGAATGGGAAACTGAAGGCGTTCTGTATTCCTAGCGGGCAGTACCGCATTAGACAAGAGGATTTCAGG from the Dehalococcoidia bacterium genome contains:
- a CDS encoding helix-turn-helix domain-containing protein, whose protein sequence is MQDRESKRTNVRITPALAADYCQVSKGTALQWIKNGKLKAFCIPSGQYRIRQEDFRDFLERYDMPIEDWLFESESEKKGGE